From Amphritea atlantica, a single genomic window includes:
- a CDS encoding LysR family transcriptional regulator has product MDTVLLQTFIEISETRNFGKAAENLCVSSSTVSARIRQLEALLGLSVFIRRHHEISLTPAGERMERHARFILDAWERAYEDTALSERHNRRLVIAGVASLWDLFLQEWLNSLYRSMPKLGLRAEESTPLRVVEKIEQGMIDIGFMYEQPSIQGVAVQEVATIPMILVSDQPDITAKKAVSEGYIRVEWGATFGALHEAHFPQRPLAPVRVNSGRIALDLLLSCGGAAYLAESTVQPLISEGRLYRVADAPVIEMRAYAAYSLHGEHRKLIAELLARF; this is encoded by the coding sequence ATAGATACGGTGTTACTACAGACGTTTATTGAGATCAGCGAAACCCGGAATTTTGGTAAAGCGGCTGAAAACCTGTGTGTCTCATCTTCAACCGTCAGTGCACGTATCCGTCAGCTTGAAGCGTTGCTGGGGTTGTCTGTCTTTATCCGCCGGCATCATGAGATCAGTCTGACGCCCGCAGGCGAGCGCATGGAGCGTCATGCACGTTTTATTCTGGATGCCTGGGAGCGCGCCTATGAGGATACCGCGCTCAGTGAGCGCCATAACCGGCGCCTGGTTATCGCCGGTGTGGCAAGTTTGTGGGATCTTTTTTTACAGGAATGGCTGAACAGTCTTTACCGGTCAATGCCGAAACTGGGGTTGCGGGCGGAAGAAAGTACACCTTTGCGGGTGGTTGAGAAGATTGAGCAGGGCATGATTGATATCGGCTTTATGTATGAGCAACCGAGTATTCAGGGGGTTGCTGTTCAGGAGGTGGCCACTATCCCGATGATCCTGGTGTCAGATCAGCCTGATATTACAGCTAAAAAAGCCGTGTCAGAGGGTTATATCCGTGTCGAGTGGGGGGCCACGTTTGGCGCGCTGCATGAAGCCCATTTTCCTCAGCGTCCATTGGCTCCGGTGAGGGTTAACAGTGGCCGGATTGCGCTTGATCTTCTGTTGAGTTGTGGCGGCGCTGCATATCTGGCCGAATCCACAGTTCAGCCCCTGATCAGTGAAGGCCGGTTATACCGGGTAGCCGATGCTCCGGTCATTGAGATGCGCGCCTATGCTGCCTATAGCCTGCATGGTGAACACCGGAAACTCATTGCTGAGTTGCTTGCCCGGTTTTGA
- a CDS encoding GGDEF domain-containing protein — protein sequence MKIPGFGIINSRPMMGRRGRADIGYALSARLFMLLISLLISSFCHAQPLINLSSNMAGVGTELSVRYLEDTDHVYTLEQVRSEPLASRFLPLPDGKSNFGISHSDFWLRIDLKNSGDQSLSWLLEVAHPLWDHVTFYTDGGAVQTGGDHLPLADRAIAAESNLYPVNTPPGTVQRVWVQLSYDLPGRAETQLLLWTPEVFSQHYANIYFIIGTFIGIGLLLVLYNLLIGYSTGLPEYIWYTSYIMAAMMALLSNTGLGYRYLWQGSPWFVDFAPVIFSLLTLVLATQFTRSFLSTRESLVVDRLLQALFVLGGLALLSYLLGWRDYSLKLTLLYALLTVLFPVIGVWKYKKGRSDARFYVLGWSVWSLAIFIAVTRNVGLIPFDFMTRFSPPLGFCLEGVLLSLALADRINYLTQQKEAVEQKHIRHLEQEQEMLERVVSERTTALEQAMKRAELLAQTDSLTGVLNRRAFFENGEKELERARRYQTPLAVVMIDLDLFKQINDSYGHATGDTVLIAAINSLQSMTRTVDTFGRIGGEEFAALMPQTSLQEATDLAERLRLALQELDISVGELTVKVTASFGVTAVDVSSESLVEAMGRVDAALYRAKSRGRNCVEQAELPDLLLNPDVSS from the coding sequence ATGAAAATTCCAGGTTTTGGTATTATCAATAGCCGCCCGATGATGGGCAGAAGAGGTCGTGCAGATATCGGTTATGCACTGAGCGCTCGCCTCTTTATGCTGCTGATTTCGTTGTTGATCAGTAGCTTTTGTCATGCTCAGCCGCTGATTAATCTGTCATCGAATATGGCGGGTGTCGGCACCGAACTGAGCGTCCGCTACCTGGAAGATACTGACCACGTCTATACCCTGGAGCAGGTACGTAGCGAGCCACTTGCGTCACGCTTTTTACCGCTACCGGATGGTAAGAGTAACTTTGGTATCAGTCATTCTGATTTCTGGTTGCGTATCGATCTGAAAAACAGTGGTGATCAATCATTATCATGGTTGCTGGAAGTGGCTCATCCGCTCTGGGATCACGTGACTTTCTATACGGATGGCGGGGCGGTTCAGACCGGTGGAGATCATCTCCCGTTGGCCGATCGTGCGATTGCCGCTGAGAGTAATCTTTATCCTGTGAATACGCCGCCAGGCACTGTGCAGAGGGTATGGGTGCAGCTGTCCTATGATCTGCCGGGGAGGGCCGAGACACAGCTGTTGCTGTGGACGCCGGAGGTCTTCTCTCAGCACTACGCCAATATCTATTTTATCATCGGAACCTTCATCGGCATTGGCTTGCTGCTGGTGCTCTATAATTTGCTGATCGGATATTCAACGGGCCTGCCTGAATATATCTGGTATACCTCATACATTATGGCAGCGATGATGGCGCTGCTTAGCAACACGGGTCTTGGTTATCGCTATCTGTGGCAGGGAAGTCCGTGGTTTGTCGATTTTGCCCCGGTTATCTTTTCACTGCTGACGCTGGTGCTGGCGACCCAGTTTACACGCAGTTTCCTGAGTACACGAGAATCGCTGGTCGTCGACCGGCTGCTGCAAGCACTCTTTGTGTTAGGCGGACTGGCTTTGCTCAGCTATCTGTTGGGCTGGCGAGATTATTCATTAAAGCTCACGCTGTTGTACGCGCTGCTGACGGTTTTATTTCCAGTGATCGGGGTGTGGAAATACAAAAAGGGCAGGAGTGATGCACGGTTTTATGTGCTTGGCTGGAGTGTCTGGAGTCTGGCTATTTTTATCGCGGTGACACGTAATGTTGGTCTCATCCCGTTCGATTTTATGACCCGCTTTTCACCCCCACTGGGCTTCTGTCTCGAAGGTGTGCTTCTCTCTTTAGCGCTGGCCGATCGCATTAACTATCTTACGCAGCAAAAAGAGGCTGTGGAACAGAAGCATATCAGGCATTTGGAGCAGGAGCAGGAGATGCTTGAACGGGTGGTATCGGAACGTACCACTGCACTCGAGCAGGCGATGAAACGCGCCGAGTTGCTGGCGCAGACCGATTCGCTGACGGGGGTATTAAACCGGCGGGCGTTCTTTGAAAATGGCGAGAAAGAGCTCGAGAGAGCCAGACGTTATCAAACCCCGCTGGCCGTGGTGATGATTGATCTTGATCTGTTTAAACAGATCAATGACAGCTACGGCCATGCGACAGGCGATACTGTACTGATTGCTGCCATCAATTCATTACAGTCGATGACGCGGACCGTTGATACGTTCGGGCGTATCGGCGGAGAGGAGTTTGCCGCTCTGATGCCTCAGACCAGTTTGCAGGAGGCGACCGATCTGGCCGAACGCCTGAGACTAGCGCTGCAGGAACTGGATATCAGTGTGGGTGAGTTAACGGTCAAAGTCACCGCCAGTTTTGGTGTGACGGCGGTCGATGTGTCGAGCGAGTCGCTGGTGGAAGCGATGGGACGCGTCGATGCTGCGCTTTACCGTGCCAAATCCCGTGGCCGCAACTGTGTCGAACAAGCTGAACTTCCTGATCTTTTATTAAATCCTGATGTCAGCTCCTGA
- a CDS encoding SemiSWEET family sugar transporter encodes MSQWIGIAAACCTTLSFVPQVIQILKSRDTAGISVAMYTIFTTGVFFWVVYGFVIWDLPVLLANSVTLILTLSVLMLTITQRLRTRNVRKTTARQRTE; translated from the coding sequence ATATCCCAATGGATAGGCATCGCCGCCGCATGCTGTACCACCCTGTCGTTCGTACCTCAGGTGATTCAAATCCTGAAAAGCAGAGATACTGCCGGTATCTCTGTCGCGATGTACACCATATTTACTACCGGTGTTTTTTTCTGGGTCGTCTACGGATTTGTTATCTGGGATCTGCCGGTACTGCTCGCCAATAGTGTAACCCTGATATTAACGCTGTCGGTATTAATGCTGACTATCACTCAGCGGCTACGGACACGCAACGTCCGGAAAACAACAGCGCGCCAACGGACTGAGTAA
- a CDS encoding DUF697 domain-containing protein, producing MSINSEQNGDSRIPRTFKISESDLEGVIPQSIESEQNQSELRNTDPIDWNRYPQPFFSRAMKLTAAGLGGLLCLTMINDLIAMINSASELHWIFGIVVSSVLALLALISGMGLYQWLRGANDIDRIAGFQKSAVELQQQQNSGNVTSFTDSLVSFYAGTPQEKQLDKALSIMPDYLDDAERLMHLEKLFIEPLDTRVENIIRKHSVQTGLAVAASPMPSLDALLTVWRTTIMIKEISDTYGIRPNFNNRMRVLYRVGKSTAYSGLSQTALDMLDLSNFPALNLGAKALQGAGACVATSRIGIQCAALCRPIPAAPSKTGYREKLVSSLLLILGKKLNKARKSAFE from the coding sequence ATGTCGATAAACTCCGAACAGAATGGCGACTCCCGCATCCCCCGGACATTTAAAATATCCGAATCTGATTTAGAGGGCGTGATCCCTCAATCAATAGAGTCTGAACAGAACCAGAGCGAACTCAGGAATACCGATCCGATAGACTGGAACCGCTACCCACAACCGTTCTTTTCAAGGGCGATGAAACTGACCGCTGCCGGACTGGGTGGTCTGCTCTGCCTGACCATGATAAACGATCTGATCGCCATGATTAACTCAGCGTCAGAGCTTCACTGGATATTTGGCATCGTCGTATCATCGGTGCTTGCACTGCTGGCGCTGATCTCGGGTATGGGTCTTTATCAGTGGCTCAGAGGCGCCAACGATATCGATAGAATCGCCGGGTTTCAAAAGAGCGCCGTTGAATTACAGCAACAACAGAACAGCGGTAATGTCACTTCATTCACAGACAGCCTGGTCAGTTTTTATGCTGGCACACCGCAGGAGAAACAACTCGATAAGGCTCTCAGCATCATGCCGGATTACCTGGATGACGCTGAAAGGCTGATGCATCTGGAAAAACTCTTCATCGAGCCACTGGATACCCGGGTAGAGAACATCATCCGAAAACACAGTGTTCAGACTGGATTAGCGGTCGCCGCAAGCCCCATGCCCTCTCTGGATGCGCTGCTCACGGTTTGGCGCACAACCATTATGATCAAAGAGATCTCAGACACTTACGGCATCAGGCCCAATTTCAACAACCGGATGCGCGTACTCTATCGGGTCGGCAAAAGCACCGCATACTCCGGCCTGTCGCAAACTGCGCTGGATATGCTCGACCTGTCAAACTTCCCCGCGCTCAATCTCGGCGCCAAAGCACTGCAGGGCGCCGGGGCCTGTGTCGCCACCTCCCGCATCGGCATTCAGTGCGCCGCCCTGTGCAGACCGATCCCCGCAGCCCCGTCAAAAACCGGCTACCGGGAAAAACTGGTTTCGTCGCTGTTGCTGATACTGGGGAAAAAGCTTAATAAAGCGCGCAAATCAGCCTTTGAATAA
- a CDS encoding VOC family protein: MKTLLENNFNGLQHIGIPVTKIQRSVSFYRRFGFQPVMEKTFPEGDGETTAFMMQRAGVLLELYQPPANQCEALRNRSDGPVDHIAFSVTDIQAAFDEMQADGQTIIEAGPVHLDFWENGCKYFAIRGPDGEKLEFNQIL; this comes from the coding sequence ATGAAAACACTACTCGAAAACAACTTTAACGGTTTACAACATATCGGTATTCCGGTCACAAAGATACAACGCTCCGTTTCCTTTTATCGCCGATTTGGTTTTCAACCGGTGATGGAAAAAACCTTTCCCGAAGGCGATGGCGAAACCACCGCGTTCATGATGCAGAGAGCGGGAGTATTGCTTGAGCTCTATCAGCCACCCGCAAACCAGTGTGAGGCGCTCAGAAACAGAAGCGACGGGCCGGTTGATCATATCGCTTTTTCGGTCACCGATATTCAGGCGGCCTTTGATGAGATGCAAGCCGACGGGCAAACCATTATCGAAGCGGGTCCGGTTCATCTGGATTTTTGGGAAAACGGTTGCAAATATTTCGCGATCCGTGGACCGGATGGTGAAAAACTGGAATTTAATCAGATACTCTGA
- a CDS encoding response regulator transcription factor encodes MTNAVQQKILVVDDEIDMRELLQDLLEDSGFSVLAVADGSSMRQALNTAPCSLIILDLRLKGEDGMQLAREVREHSSIPIMMLTGKGDETDRILGLELAADDFLMKPFNNRELLARVRAMLRRTTQLSTPMVRKEDAYSHERLSFNGWVMDLTSRELIGSDGEPVSLTYGEYELLEMFVRSPNRVFSRDQLLEATRGFDSDVYDRTIDVLILRLRRKIEPNPKQPSYIRTERGVGYIFSASVIQC; translated from the coding sequence ATGACAAACGCTGTCCAGCAAAAAATTTTGGTGGTCGATGATGAAATCGACATGCGCGAGTTATTGCAGGATCTCCTTGAGGATAGTGGCTTCAGTGTGTTGGCCGTGGCGGATGGTTCGTCGATGCGTCAGGCGCTGAATACGGCACCCTGTTCACTGATTATTCTTGATCTTCGCCTCAAAGGTGAAGATGGTATGCAGCTGGCTCGGGAAGTGCGGGAACACTCCAGTATTCCGATTATGATGCTCACCGGAAAAGGGGATGAAACCGACCGGATTCTGGGGTTGGAACTGGCCGCCGATGATTTCCTGATGAAGCCGTTTAACAATCGGGAGTTGCTGGCCAGAGTCCGGGCGATGTTGCGCAGAACAACTCAGCTCAGCACGCCGATGGTACGCAAAGAGGATGCTTACAGTCACGAACGCCTGTCGTTTAATGGCTGGGTGATGGATCTTACCAGCAGAGAGCTGATCGGCTCCGATGGTGAGCCTGTCTCACTCACCTATGGTGAGTACGAGTTGCTGGAGATGTTTGTCCGCTCGCCGAACCGGGTGTTCAGCCGCGATCAGCTGTTGGAAGCAACCCGGGGTTTTGATTCAGATGTCTATGATCGCACTATCGATGTGTTAATTCTCAGGTTGCGTCGAAAAATTGAGCCTAACCCAAAACAACCCAGTTATATTCGCACTGAACGGGGTGTGGGGTATATTTTCAGTGCCTCGGTGATCCAGTGTTGA
- a CDS encoding SulP family inorganic anion transporter codes for MFMYRCLPFLVWGRQITRHTLWDDFLAALTGAVIVLPQGVAYALIAGLPPEYGLYSAIIIPIIAGLFGSSHHLISGPAAAISIVVLSIVSSVVPPDSAEFIPAVLALTVLTGLIQLGLGIARMGALVNFISHTVVIGFTAGAAIVIATSQVKYVLGINVAAGSSFLETWQTLWSQLDNTNTYSLAIALTTIVSTLLIKKMHKRLPAMLIGMLAGSLACWLLQGTAHNVPMVGALPGKLPQFALPDFSAQNLGALLSGAITLAILGLVEAVSISRAIAIRSGQRIDGNQEFIGQGLANLLGGFFSCFAGSGSFTRTGVNYESGAKTPLAAIFTALMLVLIVLFAPQITAYLPLPAMGGGILLIAWNLIDKHHIQQILLSNKQEASVLLVTFASTLLIELEFAIYLGVLVSLIIYLKRTSTPVIMEVAPKSLEYGTDLRSISRFQLDECHQLKILRIDGSIFFGAADHIQKTLQAVKTNDGRNNQILINCAGINFIDVTGAEMLLHEAKRLNTAGGQLSFCNLKNTVRDELEANGYLKKLGDENFYATVDSALSSLRPRLDDNSCQTCSKRVFRQCPKTD; via the coding sequence ATGTTCATGTATCGCTGCCTGCCATTTTTGGTTTGGGGCCGACAGATTACCCGACACACGCTCTGGGACGACTTTCTCGCAGCGCTCACGGGGGCTGTTATTGTCCTGCCGCAGGGAGTGGCGTATGCGCTGATAGCGGGCTTACCGCCTGAATATGGCTTATACTCCGCGATTATCATTCCCATTATTGCCGGACTCTTCGGCTCATCGCATCACCTGATTTCAGGCCCCGCGGCTGCGATATCGATTGTTGTGCTGAGCATTGTCAGTAGTGTCGTCCCGCCCGACAGTGCTGAATTTATTCCTGCCGTTCTGGCCCTTACGGTGTTAACCGGCCTGATCCAACTGGGGCTGGGCATTGCGCGTATGGGCGCGCTGGTTAACTTTATATCCCACACCGTAGTGATTGGCTTTACCGCGGGCGCGGCCATTGTCATTGCCACCAGTCAGGTTAAATATGTGCTGGGCATCAACGTTGCAGCCGGGTCATCCTTTCTGGAAACCTGGCAAACACTCTGGAGCCAGCTGGATAACACCAATACCTACTCCCTGGCCATTGCACTCACCACCATCGTTTCAACACTGCTCATTAAAAAAATGCATAAACGCTTACCCGCGATGTTGATCGGTATGCTGGCGGGTAGCCTGGCTTGCTGGCTGCTTCAGGGAACGGCTCATAATGTTCCGATGGTAGGAGCCCTGCCGGGTAAACTGCCGCAATTCGCACTGCCGGACTTCTCGGCACAAAACCTCGGCGCACTGCTCTCGGGGGCGATCACCTTAGCAATATTGGGCCTGGTCGAGGCGGTATCGATTTCCCGGGCAATCGCCATTCGTTCAGGACAGCGTATTGATGGCAACCAGGAGTTTATCGGCCAGGGGCTGGCGAATCTGTTGGGTGGATTTTTTTCCTGTTTCGCCGGATCAGGCTCATTCACCCGCACCGGCGTTAACTATGAGTCCGGTGCAAAAACCCCACTGGCGGCAATATTTACCGCATTGATGCTGGTGCTGATCGTGTTATTTGCCCCACAGATCACCGCCTACCTGCCTCTGCCAGCGATGGGGGGAGGCATTTTGCTCATCGCCTGGAACCTGATTGATAAACATCATATACAGCAGATTTTACTCAGCAATAAACAGGAGGCATCGGTGTTACTGGTAACTTTCGCCTCAACCCTGCTGATCGAACTGGAGTTTGCGATCTACCTCGGTGTGTTAGTGTCACTCATTATCTACCTGAAGCGCACATCAACCCCGGTGATTATGGAAGTCGCGCCAAAGTCGCTTGAGTACGGCACCGATCTGAGAAGTATCTCCCGTTTTCAACTCGATGAATGCCACCAGTTAAAAATCCTGCGTATCGATGGTTCAATTTTTTTCGGTGCAGCTGACCATATCCAAAAGACCTTACAGGCGGTAAAAACAAACGACGGTCGCAACAACCAGATCCTGATTAATTGCGCCGGCATCAATTTTATCGATGTCACGGGTGCAGAGATGCTGCTGCATGAGGCCAAACGACTGAACACAGCAGGCGGGCAACTGAGCTTCTGCAACCTGAAAAATACGGTTCGGGATGAACTTGAAGCGAATGGCTATCTGAAAAAACTAGGGGATGAAAACTTTTACGCCACGGTCGATAGCGCGCTTAGCTCACTGAGACCTCGACTCGATGACAACAGTTGTCAGACCTGTAGCAAACGTGTGTTCCGCCAATGTCCGAAAACAGATTAG
- the pgi gene encoding glucose-6-phosphate isomerase, translating to MYNLSSSVTWKKLEQLARDSQNDRITDYFTADASRFDRMSLKLGGLFLDYSKNSLSDEIFKTLIKLAEHSPLRQRQAQMFSGDMINVTEKRPVLHTALRNRGNEPVIVNGQNVMPEIQAGLKKLQAFTDQVRNGEWKGFSGKRIRNVVNIGIGGSDLGPNMVCRALLPYQHPEMKFHFISNVDGQHIKKILKGLDPETTLFIVSTKTFSTQETLLNANTAKQWFLEHSGCKGADLGKHFVAVSTNKAAAMEFGVNEQSIFEFWAWVGGRYSLWSSIGLPIALSIGYDRFIELLEGAFEMDQHFLHAPLDQNMPVILALIGIWYINFLGAETQAVIPYDQALHQLPSFLQQLDMESNGKSVDMEGNPVDYATGPIVWGQTGSNGQHAFFQLLHQGTRFVPIDFIASLQVDEGTEAHQFALLTNMLAQANAFMNGDATGNQQDYTSCPGNRPSNVLLLDQLTPHNLGALIALYEHKVFVQGSVWNINSFDQWGVQLGKRLATEISRNIESKSIEYDASTQGLMQIVKQHFSESPGAAKNCASEPQSGQSLKKSQTPPAKTIKQRTSASTAP from the coding sequence ATGTATAATCTCAGTTCCTCTGTTACCTGGAAAAAACTCGAACAGTTAGCCCGGGACAGCCAGAATGACCGAATCACAGATTACTTCACTGCTGATGCCAGCCGCTTTGACAGGATGAGCCTGAAACTCGGCGGGCTGTTTCTGGATTATTCCAAAAACAGTCTCAGCGATGAGATTTTTAAAACCCTGATAAAACTGGCTGAGCACTCTCCGCTGCGTCAGCGACAGGCACAGATGTTCTCAGGCGACATGATCAATGTCACAGAAAAACGTCCGGTGTTGCATACCGCGTTAAGAAACCGGGGCAACGAGCCGGTCATCGTCAACGGCCAGAATGTTATGCCTGAGATTCAGGCAGGTCTGAAAAAGCTACAGGCTTTTACCGATCAGGTGCGCAATGGGGAGTGGAAAGGTTTCTCAGGTAAGCGGATCCGCAACGTCGTCAATATCGGCATCGGCGGCTCTGATCTGGGCCCTAACATGGTGTGCCGTGCACTTCTGCCCTACCAGCACCCGGAGATGAAGTTTCACTTTATCTCCAATGTCGATGGTCAGCACATTAAGAAAATTCTTAAAGGGCTTGATCCTGAAACCACCCTGTTCATTGTTTCCACTAAAACCTTTTCAACCCAGGAAACCCTGCTCAACGCTAACACGGCCAAACAGTGGTTTTTAGAACACAGTGGCTGTAAAGGGGCCGATCTGGGCAAACATTTCGTAGCCGTTTCAACCAACAAAGCGGCAGCGATGGAGTTTGGTGTTAATGAGCAGAGCATATTTGAATTCTGGGCCTGGGTCGGAGGACGCTACTCTCTCTGGTCCAGTATCGGACTGCCGATTGCACTGAGCATCGGCTATGACCGCTTTATCGAACTATTGGAGGGTGCCTTCGAGATGGACCAGCACTTTCTCCATGCGCCCCTGGATCAAAATATGCCGGTGATTCTGGCACTGATCGGCATCTGGTATATCAATTTCCTAGGGGCAGAAACCCAGGCAGTCATCCCCTATGATCAGGCACTGCATCAACTGCCCTCCTTTCTGCAACAGCTGGATATGGAGAGTAACGGTAAGTCGGTGGATATGGAGGGTAATCCGGTGGATTATGCCACCGGCCCGATTGTCTGGGGTCAAACAGGGTCCAATGGGCAGCACGCTTTTTTCCAGTTACTACATCAGGGCACCCGCTTTGTGCCGATCGATTTCATCGCCTCACTGCAGGTTGACGAAGGTACAGAGGCACACCAGTTTGCCCTGCTGACCAATATGCTGGCCCAGGCGAACGCCTTTATGAACGGCGATGCCACAGGCAATCAGCAGGACTACACCAGCTGTCCGGGTAATCGCCCGAGCAATGTCCTGTTACTGGACCAGCTTACCCCGCATAACCTGGGTGCCCTGATCGCACTCTACGAGCACAAAGTATTTGTTCAGGGGTCTGTCTGGAACATCAACTCATTCGATCAGTGGGGCGTACAACTGGGCAAGCGGCTGGCAACTGAGATCAGCCGCAACATTGAAAGCAAGAGCATCGAGTATGATGCCTCAACTCAGGGGCTGATGCAGATAGTCAAACAACACTTTTCAGAGAGCCCCGGAGCAGCCAAAAACTGCGCCTCTGAGCCACAGTCCGGTCAGTCCCTTAAAAAATCTCAGACACCACCGGCAAAAACCATAAAACAGAGAACATCAGCGTCAACCGCACCATGA
- a CDS encoding YcjX family protein yields MSNNRQTDYLKKIHHVADDAKTLINRAIQNRVCIGITGLSRSGKSTFITSLINQLKQHGARNARLGGFSPWLKKRIIQVIEHPLENRYLPRFDYEQAADSLSGSSPHWPAPTRDISGVLLEIRLADKSWFGRKTHKSVFIELRDYPGEWLVDLPLLKMSFRDWCIEVEKQLSREPRSRFSNNPLESLRTLDPFSDYDDTVIDTQRAAYIDFLHSCKQQSPPLTIIQPGRFIEPGTQAGHPALHFIPLVSCSKYSEAQLQAADKDSYFKQLETIFESYKSDIVKPFFKAFIEPINRQVVLVDVLNVLHGGEAYLHEMMHALEAIGESFEYDGGLFHSRIEKVLYAATKVDQVVSQDHDNVRHLLSSIVRKSLERIQGAQADLRVEAVASVRSSHAQTQGNEEILKGISTDGDAIGFVNPRIPDHIPSDSEFAAFIDWKLPELNPPKGIRANQDQAIPHIRMDEVLHNLMGDICR; encoded by the coding sequence ATGTCTAACAACAGACAAACGGATTATTTGAAAAAGATTCACCATGTTGCAGATGATGCTAAAACGCTTATCAACCGGGCGATACAAAATCGCGTATGTATCGGTATCACCGGACTGAGCCGCAGCGGCAAATCGACCTTTATCACCAGCCTTATCAATCAGCTGAAACAGCACGGTGCCAGAAACGCCCGACTCGGCGGTTTCTCCCCCTGGTTAAAAAAACGCATCATCCAGGTGATAGAACATCCGCTGGAAAACAGATACCTGCCCCGGTTTGATTATGAGCAGGCAGCAGACAGCCTGTCGGGAAGCTCGCCACACTGGCCAGCCCCCACCCGGGACATCAGCGGTGTACTGCTGGAGATCAGACTGGCGGATAAAAGCTGGTTTGGCCGGAAAACCCACAAAAGTGTTTTTATTGAGCTGAGGGACTATCCGGGAGAGTGGCTGGTCGATCTGCCACTGCTTAAGATGAGTTTTCGGGACTGGTGTATCGAAGTCGAGAAACAACTGTCGAGAGAACCCAGAAGTCGGTTTTCCAATAATCCTCTGGAATCATTGAGAACGCTCGATCCGTTTTCAGACTACGATGACACGGTAATAGATACACAGCGTGCCGCCTATATCGACTTTCTTCACTCATGCAAACAGCAGTCGCCGCCACTGACCATCATTCAGCCGGGACGATTTATCGAACCGGGCACTCAGGCCGGACATCCCGCGCTGCATTTCATCCCGCTGGTCAGCTGTAGTAAATATAGTGAAGCGCAACTGCAAGCCGCCGACAAAGACAGTTACTTCAAGCAGCTGGAAACGATATTTGAAAGCTACAAGTCCGATATCGTCAAACCATTTTTTAAAGCCTTTATCGAGCCGATCAACCGGCAGGTAGTGTTAGTCGATGTCCTCAATGTCCTGCATGGCGGGGAGGCATATCTCCACGAGATGATGCATGCCTTAGAAGCCATTGGTGAGAGCTTCGAATATGACGGCGGACTGTTTCATTCCAGAATTGAAAAAGTCCTCTATGCAGCCACAAAGGTGGATCAGGTGGTTTCACAGGATCACGATAATGTCCGGCACCTGCTGAGCAGTATTGTCAGAAAGTCTCTCGAACGGATCCAGGGGGCGCAGGCCGATCTCAGGGTAGAAGCGGTCGCTTCGGTCCGGTCGTCGCATGCCCAGACACAGGGTAACGAAGAGATACTCAAAGGGATCTCAACCGATGGCGATGCCATTGGCTTTGTAAACCCGCGTATTCCCGATCATATCCCTTCTGATTCTGAGTTTGCGGCCTTTATAGACTGGAAACTACCGGAATTAAATCCACCGAAAGGTATTCGCGCCAATCAGGATCAGGCTATACCACACATCCGTATGGACGAGGTGCTGCATAATTTAATGGGTGATATATGTCGATAA